A genomic stretch from Primulina huaijiensis isolate GDHJ02 chromosome 14, ASM1229523v2, whole genome shotgun sequence includes:
- the LOC140957394 gene encoding stress-response A/B barrel domain-containing protein At5g22580-like: MAEFKHLVLVKFKEEVVVEDVLKEMEKLVSEMDIVKSFVWGQDIESLEMLRQGFTHAFLMTFEKKDDFTAFASHPNHVEFSSKFSTVIDKAVLLDFPVITVKSPA; the protein is encoded by the exons ATGGCTGAGTTCAAGCATTTGGTGCTGGTGAAGTTCAAAGAAGAAGTGGTGGTGGAAGATGTTCTAAAAGAAATGGAGAAGCTTGTTTCTGAGATGGACATTGTCAAGTCCTTTGTATG GGGACAAGACATAGAAAGCCTGGAAATGCTGAGACAAGGATTCACGCATGCTTTCTTGATGACATTTGAGAAGAAGGATGATTTCACTGCATTTGCCAGCCACCCAAATCACGTCGAGTTCTCCTCAAAATTCTCGACCGTGATCGACAAGGCTGTGCTGCTTGATTTCCCAGTTATCACAGTCAAATCTCCTGCCTAG